In Bacillus pumilus, the sequence CGATTAAAAATTGTAGATTTTCCAACGTTGGGCCTTCCAACAATGGCTACGACAGGTTTACCCATAGTACCCTTCCTTTCAATCCAGCCACGATTCAATATGTTCATCATCATGTTTCAACCGGGATTTAAAATTTTCATTTAGTTTGTTATGAAATAAACCCTTCAAACATGAAGGGTTCAACTTATATATTATATCAATTTTTAATCAGACCACAATGAATAACTTAAAAATGTTTGACAATCAAGTAAAGATCTTCACCAATTCCGTGTGCAATCCCATCTAAAATGGCCTCTAAATTCATAGCATACATGTCGAGTTCTTCTTTATTTTCACAGAAAAAAACCGCTGTTCCTCCAATGACTCGCTCTTTATTTGTTGTGGCCACAGCCAATATGAATTGCTCAATTGTGTTCGCCATTTCTCATTACCTCGCTTTCTTTTTAATGAAATCTGTCGGCATTCTAATGGCATTTTCTAGAATTGGCACCTCTTCTAATACACGAACAGCCAAATCTTCACGTTTCCATTGCGGTAAAATAAACACGCCAAGTGTGCCGTTATTCAGATCACGTTTTGCGAGCGGACAAAGCGATGGTTCACCAGAATCACGATACACGCCAAGCACATTGGATAAATCAAATAAAATCGCTTGCCGCTGTCCAAGGTTTGCAATCGTTGTGGCCGAGTTAAAATTCTTCGGAGTCAAGATGAAGCCCATTCCATGCTCTAATATTAGTTTTTGCTTTTCAGGAAGCCCGATATTCATAATGTAAATATCATTCACGTAAAGTCCTGCCCCGTCAAAGCGAAGTTCGCCTTTTTGAATATTGACGATATCCTTTAATTGGCTGCCAGACATCAATAGCTTTGCCATGAAAAAACAAAGAATACCGACCACTGTTCCAACAACGAGCGAGAAGAAAATACAGGCTGTGGTTGTAATTAGTGCAGTGAGAATGGCAATATAATTTCGGCTTTCAAAGGCAATGGCAATGCCTTCAATATATGTACTGCCTCTTGAGACAAGCTCATACGAATCCAATTGGGTTAACGTATTTCTTTCCATATTACGTACATCACGAAATTGCGTGGCTGCTAGCGTTAGAAAGGTAATCGCAGTAAATTCCTCCTGAATCAGTGCAGGCATAATGATTGCACCAAGCCCTGACGCGATAAAACCAAGTGCTATATGAATCACTTGTCCATGAATATACGTAGGGTATTGCCGATAATCTGTTCTTAGCATATAAAGCCTGGCCGCCATCCCAAAGATGACACCAATAATGACAGGAAACGTGTAATTCGTCATGTTGATTTTGCAGCCCCTTTAACTGGTTTTCTGGAAGAACGGACGCTCAAGAGCTTTTCAAGCTGATCTACACCTAATAGGAAGATGGCGCCTTGAACAACAAGGGAAAGAAACGAGAGATCTCCTATGACAACCGATGAGGTGAGGCGATGAATCGTAAGCGTATAAAGGGCTTCGCCTAGACACACAGACATCATCCATAAGGTCAATCGTTCCGTTAACTGGTGTCCATATGTCAAACACATCAAGATCAGCAAGGCAAATATAGCCCAATCCACCTTTATTATCGTGAACCAAACCGGGTCATATAATGCAAAAATCATAAAAAAGGCATACGCGCTCACCATTGAACATAATTGCATGATTCTCATGATTCGATAAGCAGGCCGGAATATGACGAAGGCCATACAAGCATATAAAAAGGTCATCAAAAACCCTGCATTGATGCTGATGTCTAAAATGGATATCATGAAATGACTGAAGATAATATGAACAAGTACACATACTCCCAGCACGCTGCGCAAAGTGCTTTTTTCCATGATAAATGTCACCATAATCCAAACGAACCATATTGACCAATAATAGTACAGTGCCTCCAACGCCTCATCACCTCAATTACATTATGGGAAAATCTCCAGTTTTTAAACGTGCGAGAGCGTTACGGGCTTTGTATGAAATGAACAAGAGGTGACACCCTAATGGTTGAGGAGGGATGTATGATGGGTAAGGATAGACAGGAAAAACGCCTAAAGGCGTCAAGAAGAGTTGAATCTGATCGTGATCAATCAATTCATCATAAAGGGGCAACAGCATTAGAAGGTCCTGAAAACGCTCGAAAAAGAAATCAATAAAAAAAGGCATGTGATGATCACATGCCTCAGCGTGTAGATAAACCCTCGCATTCTTTGTCAAGTCTGCAATGGTTTTTGTGTGACGCTAAAAAGGAGACAACGGGCTAAACTTTATTTTAGTCCTTTGTCTCTTTAGATCTTAAACTATAGTACGTCGTATCCACGCCTCTTTCTTTTAGCCAATGACTCGTTTCACCTGTAATCACAATCTGAGTTTGTCTCAGTTCTTCAATGGTTTTCACCCCAAGCACTGTCATCATCATCTTCACATCTTCCTGAAGATCGATGATATCAGAGATGAGGCCGCTTTCTCCTCCACTAGTGAGTGATTTTAAGAAAAAGCCAGCTAACCCAGCAGCGGACGCGCCAAGAGCGATTGATTTTGTCACATCTAGTGCATCTCGAATCCCTCCAGAGGCTAAAACCGTTTGATCCTGAAAGGCTGTATGTACTTCAGCAAGACTCGCTGCAGTTGGAATCCCCCATTGATCAAAATAACGAAGTGCTTTTTGGCGTCGAAGATTTTCGATCTTAGAAAAGTTCGTTCCGCCAAATCCTCCTACATCAACGGCCGCAACTCCGGCATCAAATAATTTCTTTGCCGTTTCCTTGCTCATGCCAAATCCGACTTCTTTTACGACAACAGGCACGCCAACTGATTCAGCGATGACTGCGATTCGCTCAATTGCACCTCTAAAATCACGATCCCCTTCAGGCATGACGATCTCTTGAATGACATTTAAGTGAATCTGGAGCATATTTGCCTCCAGCATATCGACCGCTTCCCGAGCTTGCTTGATTGTCGCCTCACTGCCTAAATTCGCAAAAATCAGTCCATCTGGATTGACCTTTCGAACGACTTCATACGTTCGTCTTTCTTCTTTATCTTTCAGTGCAGCCATTTGTGATCCGACTGCGACTGGAATATTGGTTTCCTTCGCTGCGATCGATAAAGAGCGATTGATCTCATAGGTCGACTCTCCGCCACCACCAGTCATTGCATTGATAAAAATTGGCGAACCGAAAGTCAGTCCGCCAATTGTCGTATGTGTATCAATTTGTGATGTCGCAAGATCTGGTAAACTGGCGTGAACGAAGGAAACATCCTCTAAACCTGTTGCTGCATGCTGGCCAGTCGACAAAGCATGTTCAATATGCTGTTTCTTTCTTTCTGCTCGCGTCAATTTTGATCACCAAATTATTTTAGTTTATTGAGTTTATCACCGATCAGGTCACCAAGCTGGAATCCGCTTGTGTTTTCTTCTTTCGCCTGATATTGACGATAATTCTCTTCTATTTGTTTTTCAGGATTTTCTTCTAAATCACGGATGCTTAGTGAAATGCGCTCTTCATCTTCATTCACATCAAGCACTTTCACTTTCACAGTCTGCCCTTCTTCAAGGACTTCTTGAGGGGTACCGATATGTTTATGAGAGATTTGGGAAATATGCACAAGCCCTTCTACACCTGGTAGAATTTCAACAAATGCACCAAAGCTCACAAGGCGTTGAACGGTTCCTTCAAGCACATCACCTTGTTTTACCTTTTCACCAATTTGGCTCCAAGGTCCTGGTAATGTTTCTTTAATAGATAGTGAGATACGTTCGTTATCACGATCAACAGCAAGTACTTTGACCTTGACTTCCTGTCCTTCTTCAACAACGTCAGACGGCTTTTCAACATGTGCATGGGATAGTTGAGAAATGTGAACTAATCCATCGATGCCGCCAATGTCAACAAAAGCACCAAAGTCAGTCAGGCGCTGTACTTTTCCATCAATCACACTACCTACTTCAAGCTTTTGCAGGAAGTCCTGCTTTTGGTCTAATTGCTCTTGCTCAACCACTGCTCGATGTGAGAGAATCACACGATTTTTTTCGCGGTCAAGTTCGACCACGACAAGTGAGAGCGTTTTTCCTTTGTAGTCCGTGAAGTCTTCTACATAGTGTGCTTCAACAAGAGATGCAGGAATAAATCCTCGCACACCAATGTCTACGACAAGACCACCTTTCACAACGTCTTTTACTTCAGCTTCAAATACTTCTTTTGTTTCAAACTTTTTCTCTAGGTCTTCCCAAGCGCGGTCTGCATCAACAGCACGTTTCGATAAAATCAAAGCATCGTCTTCGACTTTTGTTACTTTAAGCTCTAACTCGTCGCCATCTTTCACGACATCTGATGCTTTTTCAACGTGAAGACTTGATAATTCACTGATTGGGATAATCCCAGGTTGTTTCACATTGACGATATCTACATTTACATGCTTGTCCTCAACTTTTGAAACAATCCCTTTCACTACATCTCCAACCTCTGGTACCTGAACATCGATTTGATTCATTTCCTCTGTCATTTCGATAACCTCCTTGGTCCAAACCTACACAGCTTAGTTAAAACGACTGGGTGAATATGTGTCTTAAGCATGATGATTGCCAGCCGAATATGTATTATAGAAACATTCAAATCAACATAATTGCTTGAATGATCAATAAAAATAGTATTAGTATAAACTTCTAATAAAAGACCTTGTTTGTCAAGAGATAAACCTCTAACTTATAAAAGTTTTCTAAAATTTCTTACTGTTTTCCCACGCGGTCTGCTGCGTCTAAAATTTTACCTGCCACCTCTTGAATGGAAAGGGAAGTTGTGTCAATTTCAATCGCGTCATCAGCCTTCTTCAGCGGTGATACCT encodes:
- the rpsA gene encoding 30S ribosomal protein S1, translating into MTEEMNQIDVQVPEVGDVVKGIVSKVEDKHVNVDIVNVKQPGIIPISELSSLHVEKASDVVKDGDELELKVTKVEDDALILSKRAVDADRAWEDLEKKFETKEVFEAEVKDVVKGGLVVDIGVRGFIPASLVEAHYVEDFTDYKGKTLSLVVVELDREKNRVILSHRAVVEQEQLDQKQDFLQKLEVGSVIDGKVQRLTDFGAFVDIGGIDGLVHISQLSHAHVEKPSDVVEEGQEVKVKVLAVDRDNERISLSIKETLPGPWSQIGEKVKQGDVLEGTVQRLVSFGAFVEILPGVEGLVHISQISHKHIGTPQEVLEEGQTVKVKVLDVNEDEERISLSIRDLEENPEKQIEENYRQYQAKEENTSGFQLGDLIGDKLNKLK
- a CDS encoding YIEGIA family protein, whose translation is MTNYTFPVIIGVIFGMAARLYMLRTDYRQYPTYIHGQVIHIALGFIASGLGAIIMPALIQEEFTAITFLTLAATQFRDVRNMERNTLTQLDSYELVSRGSTYIEGIAIAFESRNYIAILTALITTTACIFFSLVVGTVVGILCFFMAKLLMSGSQLKDIVNIQKGELRFDGAGLYVNDIYIMNIGLPEKQKLILEHGMGFILTPKNFNSATTIANLGQRQAILFDLSNVLGVYRDSGEPSLCPLAKRDLNNGTLGVFILPQWKREDLAVRVLEEVPILENAIRMPTDFIKKKAR
- the fni gene encoding type 2 isopentenyl-diphosphate Delta-isomerase; the protein is MTRAERKKQHIEHALSTGQHAATGLEDVSFVHASLPDLATSQIDTHTTIGGLTFGSPIFINAMTGGGGESTYEINRSLSIAAKETNIPVAVGSQMAALKDKEERRTYEVVRKVNPDGLIFANLGSEATIKQAREAVDMLEANMLQIHLNVIQEIVMPEGDRDFRGAIERIAVIAESVGVPVVVKEVGFGMSKETAKKLFDAGVAAVDVGGFGGTNFSKIENLRRQKALRYFDQWGIPTAASLAEVHTAFQDQTVLASGGIRDALDVTKSIALGASAAGLAGFFLKSLTSGGESGLISDIIDLQEDVKMMMTVLGVKTIEELRQTQIVITGETSHWLKERGVDTTYYSLRSKETKD
- a CDS encoding YphA family membrane protein; this translates as MEALYYYWSIWFVWIMVTFIMEKSTLRSVLGVCVLVHIIFSHFMISILDISINAGFLMTFLYACMAFVIFRPAYRIMRIMQLCSMVSAYAFFMIFALYDPVWFTIIKVDWAIFALLILMCLTYGHQLTERLTLWMMSVCLGEALYTLTIHRLTSSVVIGDLSFLSLVVQGAIFLLGVDQLEKLLSVRSSRKPVKGAAKST
- a CDS encoding YpzI family protein encodes the protein MGKDRQEKRLKASRRVESDRDQSIHHKGATALEGPENARKRNQ
- a CDS encoding capping complex subunit for YIEGIA: MANTIEQFILAVATTNKERVIGGTAVFFCENKEELDMYAMNLEAILDGIAHGIGEDLYLIVKHF